The genomic interval GCCTGGCCACCCCTCTACCCACTGCTTTGTGCAAGGGAGGGGGATCAGCTTCATGTTCCAAACGCTGCACCCTAAGAGCCTGCGGGCTGAGACCCTTGTGATCACGCCCCCCAAGCGTCCAGACGGAGGAATTACTCTTCCCACACCAGGAGCACCCCACGGCTGGCTTACATTGGGGGTCAGTAGAAGCCGCTCCTTCTGCAGAGCCTCGAAGGGCTGCTCTGGGCTCTCTTCGTCAGCTGGGCCACCTGGAAAGGGACGTTGTTGTGCCTGTGGGTTCTGCCCGCCCGCCAGGACCAAGCGAGGCAAGGCCAACAccccccctcctcacccctgatGTTTCTGGCCAGGCCTGTACCATCTGCTCAGTCCTCACTTGGACCCCACAGGGACTCCCACTGTACAGAGACTGGGGCCCACTCCTCACTCCCAGGAGGAGGCTCTCTTGGCTGCTCCCACCCAGATGGCCCAGGCCGTCCTCAGTGGGGGCTGGGGCACTGCGCTGGTTGGGAGCAGGACATTCCAGGCTGCTGGGACCCCTTTGAAGGGCCCCAGGGCTCAGGACCctcacacagcaggtgctctgAGCAGCTGACTCCCCTAAACCGGCCATGACCGGGAACTATGGACTCCAGTCTCAGACCCATCACAGCGGGCCCAGGCctctgcctggggctgacacGTCCCCTCCCCTCAGCTCAACGCTCGGGCCTACCATGGCTTCTGCGAGGGGCCACGCCACCCCTGGGTTGAGGACCCTGGGCTGGTTGGGCCTGCCGCCTCTCCCCAGTGGGGGCTCGGTGGCCTCACGCTCATTGGGCCTCAGCCGACCGCCCAACCCTCACTTCTCTATttgcttcctcttcttcctcttttgccCCCTTCTAGAAGCTGGGGTCAGCCTGGTGCTGAGGAAGTCTTGTCTGGCTCCCCACACAACCTCTGTggcagcccctccctctcccagcacAGGGCTCTTCCAGAGCTCTGTACCCCCCTTCACAGTGAGCCCCTTGCCCCATGTCCCAGCCACCCCACCACAGGCCTGTCTCCAGGTAGACGGAGGGTCCCGCCCCTGCCACCGGAAGCCCACCAGCGCCCTGTCACCCTCCACAacccctctttcccttttctgcccCTACTTCTGAGCATGGCACACCTGGGCACTGGCTCCCTGCAGGAGAGGGTGCTCGGGGAGGGCAGGATGCCTCCACCCTGCAGTCCTGGGGCCGGAGCGGGGACACATCCTGCAGGCCTGGGCCCCAGGTTTGAGTGGGGCTCTCATTTGCCCGCCAGGGGACTTTGCAGGGGGGTCCCTCCCAGCCTCAGTGTCTCTGTACTGTGAAGATCAGCGGGACAGAACTGGAGTGTGTTTCCCCAGGCACCAGGCACACGGGGCCAAGGTTCGAGACTGGCATCAGCTTGGGGTGATAAGGAGACTGCCGGGGGCACACGGGCTACCTCTCACCTTTGTCAGAGAGCTGGGCGTCCTCCTCCAGGTGCCGGGGGACCGAGAGCTTCCAAAGAGAAATGGGACAGCCTGTtaggactctgtctctgtggaccTGGCCCTGACCCGCTGTGCTGCTGTCCCCTTCACTGTCACCCTCTGCACGAGCTTCTCAGGGACTCTGCACAGCCAGGCCAGGGGCCCGGGGTGGGGGCTGCCGGGTCTGCTCAGCCCTGAGCACACAGAGGCCCTGCGGGCACCAGCagctcttcctctgcctggccgTGCACTGGGACAATAGGGGACAGCCCAGCTCACCAGAGCCGGGGGCAGGCGGCCGAGCATCTGGACCGTCCGAGAGACATACATGGGGCTGTGGTCCTGCAGAGGCTGTGGCTGGGAGCCCAGCTGGGGGTCACACTCACCTCCTGGGAGTTCCTGGGTGAGCTGTCCTCCAAGTCAGAGCTCTGTGGTCACAGAAGAGGGGCCGGTCAGGAGGCTGTGGGGGGAACTGAGCCACCTTGGGAATGGGCTGTGGTGAGGTGTGCTGAGGGGCCCCAGACCAGCCTGTCCTCCAGGGAAgtccctctctcccctcaccaGACCCAGAGCCACCTGCTGGGCCCTGAGCTCCTCCAGGTGGGCTCCTTGCAGAGGGAGCTCAGAAGGCCCGGGGACCTGCCagggccaccagggggcaatagccaggccaggccaggtccGAGGCCATCCGGAGGCTCCTGCTGTGGGCTCTGGGGACCTGCCTGCTCCCGCGAGGCCACCCCGTGTCCCCACCCGCGGCAGGGCCCCCGGGGCACACGCACCAGGACCAGCAtctccagctgctgctgcttgAGCCTGCCCTCCACGGCCAGCAGCTGGCCCTCACGCTGGAACAGCTGCAGCTGCAGCTCGTCGGCCTTCTCGCCCAGCTCCCGCACCTGCTTGCGCAGCGTGTCCTTGTCCTGCAGGCTGCGGGCATACTGCGTGTGCAGCTCCTCCCGCGACGCCATGGCCTGCGGGGAGACCCGCGCTGGTGGGGGCCGGCCCAGCCCCCTCCTCTCCGGTCCCAGAGGTAGTGTCGGGGATGGTAAATGTGATCAAGGCTCCTGACCGGAAGTGTGGGCAGCTCAGGAAAGATAACGGaggtaaaaaaaagtaataacccTCCACGCTCAACCTGCAGCATCGCGGCCCCAGGTCGCTCCCTCAGCCTGCGTGCCGTGGTGACGTTCCACACACTTTGTGCCCTGCACCCAGCTCTGTGGATTCTGACTGCTTGATTGACATCGAGACCGTGTTTGTGAACAGCTGTGTAATTCATGTTCTTTAGAACGGAAGTACTGCACTCCTGTGCACACTTCTCACGGGGAGGCCGAGGTGTGAGATGGACTGTACTAATTAATGCACCACGGGCAGGCAGACCCCCCCTGGGGACAGAACACAGGCCAGGAGGTGCCATGTCTGTAGTGACTCGCCCAGGAGGCGCGGCTACCAGTCGAGGTGTAAGTGGGCCCACCCACGTCCCTGGTAACAGCCCCCAACAGTCAAGAACAGAACTTCACTAAGCTCACCCGTTTCCAACTTGGGACCAATCAGAGACGATCCTACCCACTCGCCTGGCTGCCTGCCCGGCCCCCCAGCACAGCAGGGCTGTCCATGCCTCTCAGCCTGCCTGTGAGCCTCCGCCAGGTATTAGCGGAAGTTGGGGGCTGGCCCAGCCAGGTCACCTCGCAGGGACTTCTCAGTTCTCACTCCTGTCCACGGCCTGGAGATAACCCGCATTCCTATTACTCCTGAGAGACTGGGTTCCGGAAGGGGAATTGCTGGGTTAAAAGGAATGTATGGTTTATGGCTCCAGACACCTGACACGTTGCCAGCCACCCTCCAGATGCCATTGAAGGTGACGGGGCGCAATAGAGGGTGAAGCCACAGTGCTGTGTGGCACGCTGCCTCCCATCCACAGGACAGCAAGCAGCTGGCCAAGGTGCCCACGATTGTTTAGGTTTAAAAAGttacttgggccctggctggatagcttggttggttagagcatcatgccaaagcacagaggttgctggttcgatccccagtcagggcacatttgggaaCAGCtccgtgttcctgtctctctttctctctcccttcctctttgcaAAACAAGACAGATAGCTTCCATTGTGAAACAAAACAACGTGTACATCACTGAAAAAGCCTGGAGGTCCAGTGGAAGGTGGAGTGGATTTGCTGGCAGCAGGCTGGGCCCACGGTGGAGGTGGAACTAACCTCATTGCTGCCGACCACGTTTGCAAATGATCAACGTACTGCTTTTGCCCTTTAAAAACCACATTGACAACCCCCCTTATTGCATTGGCGGCCCACGCCGACACAGGAATGACCCCACCACAGGTGGTCTTTACCTGGTCCCGCTCGATGGCCACCTCCTCCATCTGCTGCAGGATGGCCTCGATGCGGTCCTTGTACATCTTGGAGTCCTTCCGCAGGGCCAGGCATTGCAGCTCGAACAACTCCTTCTCCTCCGCGCACTGCGGGAGACGGCAGCTAGCTCCCACCGCCCGCGGCCCCCATTCTGGAGCAGCCCTGGGCTTCCAGACCGACAGGCAGtgctgagtgagtgagtgagtgtgtgtgtgtgtgtgtgtgtgtgtaaggagctgggctgtgtgtgtgtgtaagggtgtAAGGaactgggctgtgtgtgtgtgtgtgtgtaagggtgtAAGGagctgggctgtgtgtgtgtgtgtgtgtgtaagggtgtAAGGAGCTGGGCCCTTGTGCCTCCAGGAGGGGGCAGGTACGGATGTGGAGCTGGGCCCAAGCACCCGTTCCAGGCCCTATGTGGACACAGGGCAGACCCTCCGCCCACCACCCGGCCCTGTGCGCAGCCGCGCCGGCAGCATACCCGGGCGCGCAGGGCCTCGGCCTGGCGCAGATCCTTGCGCAGGGTGAAGATGGTGCTGGCCTGTTTCTGGTGGTCCTGCAATGCCTGCCGCCAGTCCTCCTCCAGCACCTGGATGTAGGGGCTGCCCTTGTCCAGCTTCCCTTCCTGGGGGTGGCGGGGGTCACAGAGTGGCGGGGCTGCAGGGTGGCCGGGGGAGGTGTGCCCGTGCCACCGGCCCCAGCACCGCCCACCCCGCCGGCCCCCACCTGCACCGAGACCTCCAGCTCCTGCACCCGGGCCTGCAGCAGCGCCTTCTCCTGCTGCAGGTCCCACAGCAGCTCCTGGCTGGGCCGCTGCTCCATGGCATGCCGCAACTTCAGTGTGTGCTTCCGCTCCACCTTGCAGTCGTCCTCCGCCTTCATCAGGCTGTGCCTGAGCCGGTCCACCTGCGGGGCGGCGCCCTGTCCCGTCAGCCCAGGGGCCCCGCCCCCACGGCTGGGACCCTCCCGGCTCCGCCCCCGGGGGATCCGCCCCCGTCCCACTTGGGACCCGCGGGCACCTCCAGCTGCAGGTCGCGGTTCCGCATGAGCGCCGTGCCCTTCTCCTCACTCTGGCGGGCCAGGCGCATGGCCAGGTCGTAGTTCTCGTCCTTGCAGCGTTTGAGCTCCCGGCCGCAGGCCTCGCACTCCTCCTTGAGCCGCTGCACGCGCTCCTGCTGCTTGCGCAGCAGGCTGTCCTTGACGCGCAGCTCCTTGATGAAGTCGTCCTTGGAGCTCAGCACGGCCGTTAGGTCCTGCACCTTCTTCTGCAGCTTCGTGACCTCGTTCATCAGGAGCTGCGTCAGGCCCGACTCGCCGGAAGCGTCTGTGGGCCGGGCTCTGCGTCAGACACCCACGCTGCCGGCGCCttaccccccaacccccagccagGGGGCTCTCCGCGCCCAGATAACAATGCCCAGAGGCTACTGCTGCCCGCTGAGGAGATGGACTGAGACTCCGCCCCTGCCCTCACAGGACAGGGGCAGCCATGCCCCTCACCCTAACTTGGCTGTGATGTTGGCTGTTAGAAAGGAGGACTCAACTCCGGGGCCAGGCCAGTGTTGCTGGGACTTCGCCTTTACTGGGCTCAACAGGCCGCTGCCTCTCAGGGGTCACATGGCCTTCTGGCAGGGCAGGCTCTGGACCAGGAGTTGGCCTGTGCACCCCCACCGCCCACCTGCTCCCCAGGGAGGGGAGTCATGACAgggcagcctccccccccccgccccccgtggaccctccggggcgtctctcacTCATCTCCTTCACCCCCATTTAATCCACTGGGAGACCCCACAGGCGGGGGCCTGCCTCCATGCCCACCCCATATGGCGCCCCTGCCCCCCATCCTGTCCCTGTGCCCCCCACGCCTATCCCCACCTGCTATGCCCCCCCCACGTCCAGCCCGACGCCGGCGTCCGGTGCTCACCAATGATCATGGAGAAGACGCGGGTGGGCTCCTTGCCCGTGACCTTCCTGTAGAGCTGCGGGTAGTAGAGCTCCAGGCTCTCCAGGAAGGCCACGTAGCCCTTGTGGCCCGTGCGCTGCACGATGTCCAGCAGCACGCCTGCAACCCAGAGAGGCCTGGCTGGGCCACGGGCCGCCGTCCCGGGACATGCCTGGGCACCGGGGACAGGGCGGGTCTGGGCCGGGGCCAGGTGCTGCCCACCCACCCACTGGCCCTCCCAGCGGCCTCCGGAGAGGCGCGGGGTGCCAGGGAGTCCCCATTCACGGGGGGGCCGTTGGGGAGAGGGCAGCAACAGCCCCCTCTGGGCTGGCTCCAGCCCCACTGACCGACTTTCCGCTTGCGGGTGACGAGGCTGGGGTCGCTGAGCACCTGCTCCTCGTCGTCAGGGTTGAGCACCTTGCACTGCCGCAGGTAGGGCGTGATGCGCGAGGGGTCGATGACGGCGATGAGCTTCACCCGGAAGCTCTCCAGGGTGCTCCAGCACTCGTCCTCGTTCTCGTAGTCCGACATGGCGGGGGCCTGGAGGCAACGCCGCGCGCTGAGCTGTCCACCGCAGCCCGGCCAGAACGCCGGGCAGAGCCCAACAGGGAACTCACCCGGGTGCAGCCCGGAGAGGCGTgcagcctcccccaccctcccgtcTCGGCCACCAACGAGGGGGCGACCTGGTGCTGTGACGTGCTCCCGGGGCGGCCATGCCCGGCCCTTCCTGGGCCCTGCTCCCAACCCACAGCCCCCctggcaggtgggggagggggctccagccccCAGCCAGCCGGGACTCAGGCTGGGGCCAGAAGCACGTTGGCAAGTGTCCTTCCCACCTGCACAGCCCCGTGACTTCCTCATTCCCCGATGTGGCGCCCTCTCCCATCCCAGTCCTCTTCCCTCCTCGCCTTCCGGCGGCTGGTGATGCAACAGTCACCCCGCGGCTGCCCACGGCCCGGCCGGCTGCAAGTCAGGCTTGGCGATACTGCCGTTTGGGAAGGGTGACTGGATGGCTCCAGAGAGCCAGGGCCGGGCACGCGGGGACGGGCTGTGTGCGGCTGTCACCAAGAGGCCTGCCCCGGGGCTCTGGTCCCGGGCCCCCAGCCATCTCTGGGCTCCTCTCCCGCCTGCCAGGGGGGCTGCTCTAGGTCACACTCTCCAGGGACTGACCTGTCAGCTCGTCAACAAGGGGACCACTAAGCTGGTGCCACCGCCTGCTGTTCCCTTCTGCCAGAAGGCGGCAAACAGCTCTCTCTGGGGCCAGGCCATGGCAGGGAGCAGCCGCACGGTCACTCCTCTGGGTGGTGGGGACGGAGCCCTCAGCCCACGTGGGAAAGGCTGGGTCCGGCCCCCAGGAGCCCAACCACACTCCTAATGCCCAGGTGCTGGCCTGCCTGGGCTTTTGAGGAGTCTCTCCAGCTTCCTGCTGTGTGTGGTCACCCCACCCAGCCCAGCGACAGCCAAGGCGTTGAGGAAACAGCACTGCAGCCGATGGACCTTCGACCACTCCCGTCTTTCTAGCCTAAAGCCTGCAGGTCCCACACCAGACACCCTGCCGTTGGTTCCGTTGAAATGCACCAGCAGGTGCCAGTGTCCGTGAAGGGGGACAGGGCAGAAGAGTGGAGGTCACCTGTGCCCTCCTGGGACCTGTTCCAGGACCTGCTCCTGCCCCATGAGCCCCTGGCAGAGAGCCGCATCCTCCCAGCCACCTTTCAGGGAGGCCCAGACCACCTACCTCAGGGTCCCGGAGGGCGCACGGCGCGCGGCTGGACACCTGTCAGCCAGGGCCACCGATTCAACGAGGGACAGGAGGTGGCGCGCAGCTGGTGAGGGAGGGTGGAGCCCGCAGGGAGCCGGGGTACTTCCTGAAGGGGGGACCGCCCCAGGCAGCTGCCTTCCGATTGGCTCGGCTGAGGCTGGGGGCGGAGCCGGGCCGGAACGTGGAAGTGCCTGCACTCGGAGGAAAGCTGCGGAGAGGTCTCCGCGCCCCGGAGGCCCAGCCTCAGCGCCCCCATCGTGCGAGGTCAGCTAAGACCGTCCTCGGTCCAGTCCGCTTTGGCTCAGACACAGGCTTCCGGAGGCCTTTCGGGCAGGGGGTGCTCTGTGTGGGCCTAACCCTCACCTCCAGCAGCCCTGTGGGGACCggcagcctggccaggcagtgtgCTGTCCCCAGGGCGTTGGGCAGGGGAGGCCGCTGCAGCCTGCAGGAAGGCACAGCCCTGCCTCGCGTGCTACACAGCACACGCCATCAGCCAACCCCGCAGCTCTTCCTGGAAGCGCCCCCACTTCCCACCAGGACATAGGAGATGGTGACAGCAGGCTCCCAAGACTCGGATGGCTGTGGGAATCCCCAGGCCCCCTGCCTCACCAGCGCAGCCGGTTGAACTGAGTTGCCGCCAGCCGGGTGGAGGTGACAGCAACAGGCCAGGCAGGATTAGCAGGACGGGCATGCTCCTGGCTCTGCCTTCCTGAGGTGTCTCACCGCCTAGCCGCTCCTCCCTGTGGGGCCCCGGCCCTCAGTCCCTGGGCTTCTGTGCCTCCCGGCCGTGGCGGCTGGCGGGCTGTTTGTGGCTGAGACCTGGGAGTCCTGGTAAAACTAGGTGCTGCTGAGGCTTGGGGGCGGCCAGGCGACCTGCCCACAGGACAGCAGAGGCCCGACAGCCCGGGTCCTCCAGACCCTTGGGGGTAGCTGCACTCTGGGGGTCGTGCTCTGTGCTGGGCCCCCCACAGGAGTGGCCGGCTGGTGCAGGGCCCCCGACCGCCCAGTTTCCTCACTTTGTAAAACAGCTAATAAAGGGGCACTAGTCATGGAAACGTCTTGGTTTCGGGGTACGTCATGACCGATCCAGAAAGGTATCTGATAATCCCtgcatatttggaaattaaacacaAACCTCCAGACCAGCCACAGGTcagaggaagtcagagaaaacTAGAAATTAGTTGCGAGTCCTGAGTGCATAACACCGCTCACACAGGCAGCGCGTGGCAAGTGGGCCCAC from Saccopteryx leptura isolate mSacLep1 chromosome 2, mSacLep1_pri_phased_curated, whole genome shotgun sequence carries:
- the CARD9 gene encoding caspase recruitment domain-containing protein 9 isoform X1, which translates into the protein MSDYENEDECWSTLESFRVKLIAVIDPSRITPYLRQCKVLNPDDEEQVLSDPSLVTRKRKVGVLLDIVQRTGHKGYVAFLESLELYYPQLYRKVTGKEPTRVFSMIIDASGESGLTQLLMNEVTKLQKKVQDLTAVLSSKDDFIKELRVKDSLLRKQQERVQRLKEECEACGRELKRCKDENYDLAMRLARQSEEKGTALMRNRDLQLEVDRLRHSLMKAEDDCKVERKHTLKLRHAMEQRPSQELLWDLQQEKALLQARVQELEVSVQEGKLDKGSPYIQVLEEDWRQALQDHQKQASTIFTLRKDLRQAEALRARCAEEKELFELQCLALRKDSKMYKDRIEAILQQMEEVAIERDQAMASREELHTQYARSLQDKDTLRKQVRELGEKADELQLQLFQREGQLLAVEGRLKQQQLEMLVLSSDLEDSSPRNSQEMLGRLPPALLSVPRHLEEDAQLSDKGGPADEESPEQPFEALQKERLLLTPNGTGLSGGEPPEKERRRLKESFENYRRKRALRKMQHGSRQGEVDWENTTGSDNTDTEGS
- the CARD9 gene encoding caspase recruitment domain-containing protein 9 isoform X2, encoding MSDYENEDECWSTLESFRVKLIAVIDPSRITPYLRQCKVLNPDDEEQVLSDPSLVTRKRKVGVLLDIVQRTGHKGYVAFLESLELYYPQLYRKVTGKEPTRVFSMIIDASGESGLTQLLMNEVTKLQKKVQDLTAVLSSKDDFIKELRVKDSLLRKQQERVQRLKEECEACGRELKRCKDENYDLAMRLARQSEEKGTALMRNRDLQLEVDRLRHSLMKAEDDCKVERKHTLKLRHAMEQRPSQELLWDLQQEKALLQARVQELEVSVQEGKLDKGSPYIQVLEEDWRQALQDHQKQASTIFTLRKDLRQAEALRARCAEEKELFELQCLALRKDSKMYKDRIEAILQQMEEVAIERDQAMASREELHTQYARSLQDKDTLRKQVRELGEKADELQLQLFQREGQLLAVEGRLKQQQLEMLVLSSDLEDSSPRNSQELSVPRHLEEDAQLSDKGGPADEESPEQPFEALQKERLLLTPNGTGLSGGEPPEKERRRLKESFENYRRKRALRKMQHGSRQGEVDWENTTGSDNTDTEGS